In Rubrivirga marina, the following are encoded in one genomic region:
- a CDS encoding peptidylprolyl isomerase, producing the protein MTRRLGPVLLLAALLGAGGIAVGCGAEAASPGGSAVVARVGEGAVTLNEVSEAFADLVVRGGLDASPEALDAVVQSLVHRRLLIEGAYADGIEQTDDYRAALALAETKALLDRYTAHALRDELQVTEADEREAFVMMNTTYDARHLYARDRETAERLRQRLLAGETFEALAAETFADSALAASGGRLGAFGHDEMDPAFEAAAFRLPIGEVSEPVRTATGYSVIRVDARASNPLLTEDDFARKRHQIRRYVAKRKRTEGRFRLSREVRDDLAPRFTDAFDRLVAFATGVAPNLDAEALAEWRRQPLVRFDSDALGGVWTVADVEDRAASMTERQRAAVQDAATLRDFIEGLLVREELAARAEAEGLGGPAIRESVQRQMDEWVFSEAKRRLRLDVAIPDDSLRAHFSAHPDAYVVPERVRAREILVATRAEADALRRQLADGADFEALAHGHSLRPGAATAGGDLGAVTRAQLGRLGGAVFDATPGSLVGPVEVAGRYVLVERGETLPPRPMTFAEARPLVREALDAPFAQRRLAAAVVGLRDRFPVRVDRDALAPLLSARL; encoded by the coding sequence ATGACGCGACGCTTGGGACCGGTTTTGCTGCTGGCAGCCCTGCTCGGCGCCGGCGGGATCGCCGTCGGGTGCGGCGCGGAGGCCGCGTCGCCGGGCGGCAGTGCCGTCGTGGCGCGCGTGGGGGAGGGGGCCGTCACGCTCAACGAGGTGTCCGAGGCCTTCGCCGACCTCGTCGTCCGCGGTGGGCTCGACGCCTCGCCCGAGGCGCTCGACGCCGTCGTCCAGTCGCTCGTCCACCGCCGGCTCCTCATCGAGGGCGCCTACGCCGACGGGATCGAGCAGACCGACGACTACCGCGCCGCCCTCGCCCTTGCCGAGACGAAGGCGCTCCTCGACCGCTACACTGCACACGCGCTCCGCGACGAGCTCCAGGTCACCGAGGCCGACGAGCGCGAGGCGTTCGTCATGATGAACACGACGTACGACGCGCGGCACCTGTACGCCCGCGATCGCGAGACGGCCGAGCGACTCCGTCAGCGCCTGCTCGCCGGCGAGACGTTCGAGGCCCTCGCGGCAGAGACGTTCGCCGACTCGGCCCTGGCCGCCTCGGGCGGTCGGCTGGGGGCGTTCGGACACGACGAGATGGACCCGGCCTTCGAGGCCGCCGCCTTCCGGCTCCCCATCGGCGAGGTGTCCGAGCCCGTCCGCACCGCGACCGGCTACTCGGTGATCCGGGTCGACGCGCGCGCGTCGAACCCGCTCCTGACCGAGGACGACTTCGCGCGGAAGCGGCACCAGATCCGCCGCTACGTCGCCAAGCGGAAGCGGACGGAGGGCCGGTTCCGGCTCAGCCGCGAGGTCCGCGACGACCTCGCCCCTCGCTTCACCGACGCCTTCGACCGGCTCGTGGCCTTCGCGACGGGCGTCGCCCCGAACCTCGACGCCGAGGCCCTCGCCGAGTGGCGCCGCCAGCCGCTCGTCCGCTTCGACTCGGACGCGCTCGGCGGCGTCTGGACCGTCGCCGATGTGGAGGACCGCGCGGCGTCGATGACGGAGCGCCAGCGGGCGGCCGTCCAGGACGCGGCGACGCTTCGCGACTTTATCGAGGGCCTGCTCGTCCGCGAGGAGCTCGCCGCGCGTGCCGAGGCGGAGGGGCTGGGCGGCCCGGCCATCCGCGAGAGCGTCCAGCGCCAGATGGACGAGTGGGTCTTTTCGGAGGCGAAGCGCCGCCTGCGCCTCGACGTGGCGATCCCGGACGACTCGCTCCGCGCCCATTTCTCGGCCCATCCGGACGCGTACGTCGTGCCCGAGCGCGTCCGCGCCCGCGAGATTCTCGTCGCGACGCGCGCCGAGGCCGACGCCCTCCGCCGCCAGCTCGCCGACGGCGCCGACTTCGAGGCGCTCGCCCATGGGCATTCGCTTCGCCCTGGCGCCGCCACGGCTGGGGGCGACCTTGGCGCCGTCACGCGCGCCCAACTCGGCCGCCTCGGCGGCGCCGTGTTCGACGCCACGCCGGGCTCGCTCGTCGGTCCTGTCGAGGTGGCCGGTCGCTACGTCCTCGTCGAGCGCGGCGAGACGCTGCCGCCGCGGCCCATGACCTTCGCCGAGGCCCGTCCGCTCGTCCGCGAGGCGCTCGACGCCCCGTTCGCCCAGCGCCGCCTCGCCGCCGCCGTCGTCGGCCTCCGCGACCGCTTCCCCGTTCGCGTCGACCGCGACGCGCTCGCGCCGCTCCTCTCGGCCCGCCTCTGA
- a CDS encoding S8 family serine peptidase: protein MRRVLFLVLVFAAFPLAAQPAEPGRYWIVVSETVDAPPPAARAAARRALRGTAGSGRDRAVAPSARAELARLGVVPAVESRWLGALSADLTAAQLEAVRDLPFVREVRPVGRLVEARMPPSPLEAAPTPSLVRLDYGASAAQLALVRADAAIEAGYTGVGVRVGFLDTLFDFDHPALADVAADGRLVAVTAFSPLTQANYHGLSVSSVTLGHAEGEVIGPAFDAEVLAATTEFAPTETHAEEDALVAGLEWMEANGADVVNISLGYSTFDPGEGDYAPSDMDGETAIVTRAVDRAAARGLVVVVAAGNEGGGPWQIITAPADADSAIAVGAVGQNGLRAGFSSVGPTADGRIKPDVSALGALVRIATPGGGYAFSNGTSFAAPMVTGVVAQILQARPDLDPIEVRDLLRSTASQATAPDNQVGWGVVDALAAVELAVATEPGPAQSDWRLYPSTVRPGGRVLVETATPTALDVFDGLGRRVARWPEGVGRRPVAVPALPAGIYLVRPTDGGHAALRLAVVR from the coding sequence ATGCGCCGCGTCCTTTTCTTGGTCCTCGTCTTCGCGGCCTTTCCGCTCGCCGCCCAACCCGCAGAGCCCGGACGGTATTGGATCGTGGTCTCCGAGACGGTCGACGCGCCGCCCCCGGCCGCCCGCGCCGCCGCCCGGCGCGCGCTTCGGGGCACGGCGGGCTCCGGCCGGGACCGCGCAGTGGCACCGTCGGCACGGGCCGAGCTCGCCCGCCTCGGCGTGGTGCCGGCCGTCGAGAGCCGGTGGCTCGGCGCCCTCAGCGCCGACCTCACGGCGGCGCAGTTGGAGGCCGTCCGGGACCTCCCGTTTGTCCGCGAGGTCCGGCCGGTCGGGCGGCTCGTCGAGGCACGAATGCCGCCGAGCCCTCTGGAGGCCGCGCCGACCCCGTCGCTCGTCCGCCTCGACTACGGGGCGTCGGCCGCCCAACTCGCCCTCGTCCGGGCCGACGCGGCGATCGAGGCGGGCTACACGGGGGTCGGGGTCCGCGTGGGCTTCCTCGACACCCTCTTCGACTTCGACCACCCGGCCCTCGCCGACGTCGCCGCCGACGGGCGGCTCGTGGCCGTCACGGCGTTCTCTCCTCTCACGCAGGCGAACTACCACGGCCTCTCGGTCTCGTCGGTCACGCTCGGCCACGCCGAGGGCGAGGTGATCGGGCCGGCCTTCGACGCGGAGGTCCTCGCGGCGACGACGGAGTTCGCCCCGACGGAGACCCACGCCGAGGAGGACGCGCTCGTGGCCGGGCTCGAGTGGATGGAAGCCAACGGCGCCGACGTCGTCAACATCTCGTTGGGCTACAGCACGTTCGACCCCGGCGAGGGCGACTACGCGCCGTCGGACATGGACGGCGAGACGGCGATCGTGACGCGGGCCGTCGACCGGGCCGCCGCGCGCGGGCTCGTCGTCGTCGTCGCGGCCGGCAACGAGGGCGGCGGCCCCTGGCAGATCATCACGGCCCCGGCCGACGCCGACTCGGCCATCGCCGTCGGCGCCGTCGGGCAGAACGGGCTCCGGGCGGGCTTCTCGTCGGTCGGCCCGACGGCCGACGGGCGGATCAAGCCCGACGTCTCGGCACTCGGCGCCCTCGTGCGGATCGCAACGCCGGGCGGCGGCTACGCCTTCAGCAACGGGACGTCGTTCGCGGCCCCGATGGTGACGGGCGTCGTGGCCCAGATCCTCCAGGCCCGCCCCGACCTCGACCCGATCGAGGTCCGAGACCTCCTCCGTTCGACGGCCAGCCAGGCGACGGCGCCCGACAACCAGGTCGGCTGGGGCGTCGTCGACGCGCTCGCGGCCGTCGAACTCGCCGTCGCGACTGAGCCCGGTCCGGCCCAGAGCGACTGGCGGCTGTACCCGTCGACCGTCCGCCCCGGCGGGCGCGTCCTGGTCGAGACGGCCACCCCGACGGCGCTCGACGTGTTCGACGGGCTCGGGCGGCGCGTGGCGCGGTGGCCGGAGGGCGTCGGCCGGCGGCCGGTGGCGGTGCCGGCGCTCCCGGCCGGGATCTACCTGGTGCGCCCGACCGATGGCGGGCACGCCGCGCTCCGGCTGGCGGTCGTCCGCTAG
- a CDS encoding LacI family DNA-binding transcriptional regulator produces MPVTIYDIAEGADVSIATVSRAFNGHPRVSETTRERVFAVARALGYEPHASAQSLARQNTQLISAVVPIMTSAFFMEVLRGIQDRLDESHYDLVVYASRTLDSIGGQLSRAVQRGRADGMLLISTPITDARVRQILAARQPVVLVDAYHDDIDSVTVDNRRGGAVATRHLLARGHERIGLLLPVEGSGPSDQRRAGYEDALREAGIEVDEDLILHAMWDHVHHGYTRYAGYQGMRELMGRFEGRDDGPTAVFAAADVLAYGALRAGREAGYRAPRDIDVIGFDDIEPSAYAGLSTVRQPMYEMGKMATELLMRRLGNPASPAQHTVFAPDLVVRESSGGSAEKLV; encoded by the coding sequence GTGCCCGTCACCATCTACGACATCGCCGAGGGCGCGGACGTCTCCATAGCGACCGTCTCGCGCGCCTTCAACGGGCACCCCCGGGTGTCCGAGACGACCCGCGAGCGCGTGTTCGCGGTGGCGCGGGCGCTCGGCTACGAGCCGCACGCGAGCGCCCAGAGCCTGGCCCGCCAGAACACCCAGCTCATCTCGGCGGTCGTCCCCATCATGACGTCGGCCTTCTTCATGGAGGTCCTCCGCGGGATCCAGGACCGGCTCGACGAGAGCCACTACGACCTCGTCGTCTACGCCAGCCGGACGCTCGACTCGATCGGCGGGCAGCTCTCGCGGGCCGTCCAGCGCGGCCGGGCCGACGGGATGCTCCTCATCTCGACCCCCATCACCGACGCCCGCGTCCGTCAGATCCTCGCTGCCCGCCAGCCCGTCGTCCTCGTCGACGCCTACCACGACGACATCGACTCCGTCACCGTCGACAACCGGCGGGGTGGGGCCGTCGCCACGCGGCACCTCCTGGCGCGCGGCCACGAGCGGATCGGGCTGCTCCTGCCGGTCGAGGGCTCCGGGCCGTCCGACCAGCGCCGGGCGGGCTACGAGGACGCGCTCCGCGAGGCGGGCATCGAGGTCGACGAGGACCTCATCCTCCACGCCATGTGGGACCACGTCCACCACGGGTACACGCGCTACGCCGGCTACCAGGGGATGCGCGAGTTGATGGGCCGGTTCGAGGGGCGTGACGACGGGCCGACCGCCGTGTTTGCCGCGGCCGACGTCCTAGCCTACGGCGCGCTCCGCGCCGGCCGGGAGGCCGGCTACCGGGCCCCCCGCGACATCGACGTCATCGGGTTCGACGACATCGAGCCGAGCGCCTACGCCGGCCTCTCGACGGTCCGCCAGCCGATGTACGAGATGGGCAAGATGGCGACCGAGCTCCTCATGCGCCGCCTCGGCAACCCGGCGTCGCCCGCTCAGCACACCGTGTTCGCGCCGGACCTCGTGGTTCGGGAGTCGAGCGGCGGCAGCGCCGAGAAGCTCGTATGA
- a CDS encoding tetratricopeptide repeat protein, whose amino-acid sequence MADTPDPTPEAAEPGLSAGTRRWFLVVTALLPVLFFGLLEGGLRVFGYGDDYPLFVPVEAAPGRLTVNRQVAKRYFAQAASVPTPNPDVFLEDKPEGTFRIVAQGGSSAAGYPFYRGASFPQVLGTRLRLAYPDREIEVVNTAMAAVNSFTLLDLVDEVIEAEPDVVVVYAGHNEWYGALGAASTESFASSPGLTRAYLRLRRFRTVQLVRDAVGRLAALRGEEPADGRPPSNTLMARMIGEQNVPYGGETYRAGVRQFEENLGRILAAYEAAGIPVYVSTLASNEHDQRPFITAHGADADTAAWFDAAQAGADALYEQRIPDAIDLLARAAAIDTLAADAYFALGHAYEAAGRGAEAREAFERARDLDALRFRAPRAMNDVIRRAAAAHGARVVEGDSAFRAVSPGGVVGHRLMLEHLHPNLDGYGVLADAFFDAFVADGLLGGAPRSTPSGVLVRLVTPMDSVAGRIRVAQLTAGWPFRPEESQPFRLDSARTPAYVLDYARGIMEGDPWLQSAAALADRYEADGRIRDALVTRRAVVQAYPFLPEAWSSLASLELRRIQAAGQPDRLPYAAGLFQRALDQDSAHVPALAMLGALALQAGDRDAAIGFLERARAEAPETEQVLYNLSGAYLMQRRFAEAADLADKLVAMEPENPRYRSLREGIRRDGGS is encoded by the coding sequence ATGGCCGACACCCCCGACCCGACGCCCGAGGCCGCCGAGCCCGGGCTCTCTGCCGGTACCCGGCGCTGGTTCCTCGTCGTCACGGCGCTCCTGCCGGTCCTGTTCTTTGGGCTCCTCGAGGGGGGGCTGCGGGTGTTCGGCTACGGAGACGACTACCCGCTGTTCGTCCCGGTCGAGGCCGCGCCCGGACGCCTCACGGTCAACCGCCAGGTCGCCAAGCGCTACTTCGCCCAGGCCGCCTCGGTGCCGACGCCGAACCCCGACGTCTTCCTTGAGGACAAACCGGAGGGGACGTTCCGGATCGTCGCGCAGGGCGGCTCGTCGGCGGCGGGTTACCCGTTCTACCGGGGCGCGTCGTTCCCGCAGGTCCTCGGCACGCGGCTCCGGCTGGCCTACCCGGACCGCGAGATCGAGGTCGTCAACACGGCGATGGCGGCCGTCAACTCGTTCACGCTCCTCGACCTCGTCGACGAGGTGATCGAGGCCGAGCCGGACGTCGTCGTGGTGTACGCCGGGCACAACGAGTGGTACGGCGCGCTCGGGGCCGCCTCGACGGAGTCGTTCGCGAGCTCGCCCGGGTTGACGCGGGCCTATCTCCGGCTCCGGCGGTTCCGGACGGTCCAACTCGTGCGGGACGCCGTTGGGCGGCTGGCGGCGTTGCGGGGCGAGGAGCCGGCGGACGGCCGGCCGCCCTCGAACACGCTCATGGCCCGGATGATCGGCGAGCAGAACGTGCCGTACGGGGGCGAGACCTACCGCGCGGGCGTCCGGCAGTTCGAGGAGAACCTCGGCCGGATCCTCGCGGCCTACGAGGCGGCCGGCATCCCGGTCTACGTGTCGACGCTGGCCTCGAACGAACACGACCAGCGGCCCTTCATCACGGCCCACGGGGCCGACGCCGACACGGCGGCGTGGTTCGACGCCGCCCAGGCCGGCGCCGACGCGCTCTACGAGCAACGCATCCCCGACGCCATCGACCTGCTGGCGCGGGCCGCGGCGATCGACACCCTCGCGGCCGACGCCTACTTCGCGCTCGGCCACGCCTACGAGGCGGCCGGGCGGGGCGCCGAGGCGCGCGAGGCGTTCGAGCGGGCCCGCGACCTCGACGCCCTCCGCTTCCGCGCGCCGCGCGCCATGAACGACGTGATCCGCCGGGCCGCCGCCGCGCACGGCGCCCGCGTGGTCGAGGGCGACTCGGCGTTCCGCGCCGTCTCGCCGGGCGGCGTCGTGGGGCACCGGCTGATGCTGGAGCACCTCCACCCGAACCTCGACGGCTACGGCGTCCTGGCCGACGCGTTCTTCGACGCCTTCGTCGCCGACGGCCTCCTCGGCGGGGCGCCCCGGTCGACCCCGTCGGGCGTCCTCGTCCGCCTCGTGACGCCGATGGACTCGGTCGCGGGGCGGATCCGCGTGGCCCAGCTCACCGCCGGCTGGCCGTTCCGCCCCGAGGAGTCGCAGCCGTTCCGCCTCGACTCGGCCCGGACGCCGGCCTACGTCCTCGACTACGCCCGGGGGATCATGGAGGGCGACCCGTGGCTCCAGTCGGCGGCCGCGCTCGCCGATCGGTACGAGGCCGACGGGCGGATCCGCGACGCGCTCGTCACGCGCCGGGCCGTCGTCCAGGCCTACCCGTTCCTGCCCGAGGCGTGGAGCAGCCTGGCCTCGTTAGAGCTCCGCCGGATCCAGGCCGCGGGGCAGCCCGACCGGCTCCCGTACGCGGCCGGCCTGTTCCAGCGGGCCCTCGACCAAGACAGCGCGCACGTCCCGGCCCTCGCCATGCTCGGCGCCCTCGCGCTCCAGGCCGGCGACCGCGACGCCGCCATCGGCTTCCTCGAACGGGCCCGCGCCGAGGCGCCCGAGACCGAGCAGGTTCTCTACAACCTCAGCGGGGCCTACCTCATGCAGCGCCGCTTTGCCGAGGCGGCCGACCTCGCCGACAAGCTGGTCGCGATGGAGCCCGAGAATCCGCGCTACCGGTCCCTCCGTGAGGGCATCCGCCGCGACGGGGGGTCGTAA
- the ispG gene encoding flavodoxin-dependent (E)-4-hydroxy-3-methylbut-2-enyl-diphosphate synthase, with protein MELSTDESTQAAQAPQRPRRHSRQVTLRHTVDGVEHETKIGGGAPITVQSMTTGKTHDVEGCLAEVRELAEAGADVVRVAVPRPEDADALSAIVAGSPVPIVADIHFNHTYALKALEAGVAKVRINPGNIGKPEWEREVLRAAKDKGVPIRIGVNGGSLEKDILDKYGYPRPEALVESALRHAEVCDREDFQDVVISVKHSDVYFMIQSYRLLAEQTDYPLHLGVTESGSMKTGPIKSSIGIGSLLADGIGDTIRVSLAADSVNEVKVGHQILKSLRLGRPGVNVIACPTCGRLAGDLFSVVDEVEEAVAKRGFERDLNVALMGCAVNGPGEAAGADLGVSLGRGRAHVFKKGEIVGTVDQDEIADAVIDLIERWDEPAAS; from the coding sequence ATGGAGCTCTCGACAGACGAGTCGACCCAGGCCGCGCAGGCCCCCCAGCGGCCGCGCCGCCACTCCCGCCAGGTCACCCTCCGCCACACCGTCGACGGCGTAGAGCACGAGACGAAGATCGGCGGCGGCGCCCCGATCACGGTCCAGTCGATGACGACGGGCAAGACGCACGACGTCGAGGGCTGCCTCGCGGAGGTCCGCGAGCTCGCCGAGGCGGGCGCCGACGTCGTCCGCGTGGCCGTCCCGCGGCCCGAAGACGCCGACGCGCTCTCCGCGATCGTGGCCGGCAGCCCGGTGCCGATCGTGGCCGACATCCACTTCAACCACACGTACGCGCTGAAGGCGCTCGAGGCGGGCGTGGCGAAGGTCCGGATCAACCCGGGCAACATCGGGAAGCCGGAGTGGGAGCGGGAGGTCCTCCGCGCGGCCAAAGACAAGGGGGTGCCGATCCGGATCGGCGTCAACGGCGGGTCGCTCGAGAAGGACATCCTCGACAAGTACGGCTACCCGCGGCCCGAGGCGCTCGTCGAGAGCGCGCTCCGCCACGCCGAGGTCTGCGACCGCGAGGACTTCCAGGACGTCGTGATCTCGGTCAAGCACTCCGACGTCTACTTCATGATCCAGAGCTACCGGCTGCTCGCCGAGCAGACGGACTACCCGCTGCACCTCGGCGTCACGGAGTCCGGGAGCATGAAGACGGGCCCGATCAAGAGCTCCATCGGCATCGGCTCGCTCTTGGCCGACGGGATCGGCGACACGATCCGCGTGAGCCTCGCGGCCGACTCGGTCAACGAGGTGAAGGTGGGCCACCAGATCCTCAAGTCGCTCCGCCTCGGGCGGCCCGGCGTCAACGTCATCGCGTGCCCGACGTGCGGGCGCCTCGCCGGCGACCTGTTCTCGGTCGTCGACGAGGTCGAGGAGGCCGTCGCGAAGCGCGGGTTCGAGCGCGACCTCAACGTGGCGCTCATGGGCTGCGCCGTCAACGGGCCCGGCGAGGCGGCCGGCGCCGACCTCGGCGTGTCGCTCGGCCGCGGCCGGGCCCACGTGTTCAAGAAGGGCGAGATCGTCGGGACGGTCGACCAGGACGAGATCGCCGACGCCGTGATCGACCTCATCGAGCGCTGGGACGAGCCGGCGGCGAGCTAG
- a CDS encoding phospholipase D-like domain-containing protein → MSKKDVAWVGALSALLTVLLGLVALNVTTGEQRIDEQVETPFALGSEQFAREMGALLGPPILDGNAVTALDNGDEIFPAMLAAVDSAERTITFETYVYWSGEIGDRFAEALARKAREGVRVHVLVDWAGALKMDDATLDDMAEAGVEVEQYRPLAWYRLDRMNSRTHRKLLVVDGRVGFTGGVGIADVWSGDAQSPDHWRDMHFRVEGPVVAQMQAAFLDNWIQTTGAVLNGPDYFPPLEAAGTVAAHTFTSSAEGGSDSMRLMYLMSITSARESIDLASAYFVPDEIMVRALVAAAGRGVRVRVLVPGPHIDSELVRVSSKQLWGDLLAAGVEISVYQPTMIHTKMLIVDSRMVSVGSTNFDVRSFELNDEASLNLYDTAFAGRMTETFEADWADGDLYTHAMWADRPWTERLAETVIRPLKSQL, encoded by the coding sequence ATGTCCAAGAAGGACGTCGCCTGGGTGGGCGCGCTCTCCGCCCTCCTCACCGTCCTCCTCGGCCTCGTCGCGCTCAACGTGACGACGGGCGAGCAGCGGATCGACGAGCAGGTCGAGACGCCGTTCGCGCTCGGCTCCGAGCAGTTCGCCCGCGAGATGGGCGCCCTCCTCGGCCCGCCGATACTCGACGGCAACGCCGTCACGGCCCTCGACAACGGCGACGAGATCTTCCCGGCCATGCTCGCCGCCGTCGACAGCGCCGAGCGGACGATCACGTTCGAGACCTACGTCTACTGGTCCGGCGAGATCGGCGACCGGTTCGCCGAGGCGCTGGCGAGGAAGGCCCGCGAGGGCGTCCGCGTCCACGTCCTCGTCGACTGGGCCGGCGCGCTCAAGATGGACGATGCCACGCTCGACGACATGGCCGAGGCCGGCGTCGAGGTCGAGCAGTATCGCCCGCTCGCGTGGTACCGCCTCGACCGGATGAACAGCCGGACGCACCGGAAGCTGCTCGTCGTCGACGGCCGCGTCGGGTTCACGGGCGGCGTCGGCATCGCCGACGTGTGGAGCGGCGACGCCCAGAGCCCCGACCACTGGCGCGACATGCACTTCCGCGTCGAGGGCCCGGTCGTGGCCCAGATGCAGGCGGCGTTCCTCGACAACTGGATCCAGACGACCGGCGCCGTCCTCAACGGCCCCGACTACTTCCCCCCGCTCGAGGCGGCCGGGACGGTGGCCGCCCACACGTTCACGTCGTCGGCCGAGGGCGGCAGCGACAGCATGCGGCTGATGTACCTCATGTCGATCACCTCGGCCCGGGAGTCGATCGACCTCGCCTCGGCCTACTTCGTGCCCGACGAGATCATGGTCCGCGCGCTCGTGGCGGCGGCCGGGCGCGGCGTCCGCGTCCGCGTGCTCGTGCCCGGCCCGCACATCGACTCCGAGCTCGTGCGCGTCTCGTCGAAGCAACTCTGGGGCGACCTCCTGGCGGCCGGCGTCGAGATCTCGGTCTACCAGCCGACGATGATCCACACCAAGATGCTGATCGTGGACAGCCGGATGGTGTCCGTCGGCTCGACCAACTTCGACGTCCGGTCCTTCGAGCTCAACGACGAGGCCAGCCTCAACCTCTACGACACGGCCTTCGCCGGGCGGATGACCGAGACGTTCGAGGCCGACTGGGCCGACGGGGACCTCTACACCCACGCGATGTGGGCGGACCGCCCGTGGACCGAGCGGCTCGCCGAGACCGTGATCCGCCCGCTCAAGTCGCAGCTCTGA
- a CDS encoding calcium/sodium antiporter — translation MIPDVLALIGGLALLVGAAHYLVRGAAALALRLGLSPLVVGLTVVAFGTSAPELVVSVQAALDGAGGIAVGNVVGSNIANIGLILGAAALVRPFLTDASVLRRDLPVLVAATGLGVGVLYDRALGRAEGAALIVALGAYLAWSVYEARRQQATAELPVAPTGSAWRDALLIGLGLVGLVVGADIFLNGAVGLAEAAGIPNAVIGLSVVALGTSLPELATSIVAAVRGESEIAVGNVVGSNLFNVLGILGVAALVRPIVAPGLQTIDLAVMAAFVLVLFPMMWSGRRLVRLEAAFLAAGYVGYIGFLALAHT, via the coding sequence ATGATCCCCGACGTGCTCGCCCTTATCGGTGGGCTGGCGCTCCTCGTGGGCGCCGCCCACTACCTCGTGCGAGGCGCGGCCGCCCTCGCGCTCCGGCTCGGCTTGTCACCTCTCGTCGTCGGCCTCACGGTCGTCGCGTTCGGGACGAGCGCGCCGGAGTTGGTGGTCAGCGTCCAGGCCGCCCTCGACGGCGCCGGCGGGATCGCCGTGGGCAACGTGGTCGGGTCGAACATCGCCAACATCGGGCTGATCCTCGGCGCCGCCGCGCTCGTCCGGCCGTTCCTGACCGACGCGTCGGTCCTCCGGCGCGACCTGCCCGTGCTCGTGGCCGCGACGGGGCTGGGCGTCGGCGTGCTCTACGACCGCGCGCTGGGCCGCGCCGAAGGGGCGGCCCTCATCGTCGCGCTCGGGGCCTACCTCGCGTGGAGCGTCTACGAGGCGCGCCGCCAGCAGGCCACGGCAGAGCTCCCGGTCGCGCCGACCGGCTCCGCGTGGCGCGACGCGCTCTTGATCGGCCTCGGGCTGGTCGGGCTCGTGGTCGGCGCCGACATCTTCCTGAACGGCGCCGTCGGGCTGGCCGAGGCCGCGGGCATCCCGAACGCCGTGATCGGGCTGAGCGTGGTGGCGCTCGGGACGAGCCTGCCGGAGCTGGCGACGTCGATCGTGGCGGCCGTCCGGGGCGAGAGCGAGATCGCCGTGGGGAATGTGGTCGGGTCGAACCTGTTCAACGTGCTCGGCATCCTCGGCGTGGCCGCGCTCGTGCGGCCCATCGTCGCGCCGGGTCTCCAGACGATCGACCTCGCGGTGATGGCGGCGTTCGTGCTCGTCCTGTTCCCGATGATGTGGAGCGGGCGGCGGCTGGTCCGCCTCGAGGCCGCGTTCCTCGCGGCCGGGTACGTCGGCTACATCGGGTTCCTCGCCCTCGCGCACACCTGA